The stretch of DNA CGAGCAGTAGTCTCACCTTCCATGCGAGTGGGACTCACCGGCGGTATCGCCTCGGGCAAGAGCACTGTCTCGGCGCTGTTGGCCGAGCTGGGGGCTGTGGTGATCGACGCCGACCAGCTGGCGCGGGACGTGGTCGCCCCGGGGACCCCTGGCCTGGCGAGGATCGTCGACGCGTTCGGTCCCGAGGTGCTGACCCCGGGAGGCGAGATGGATCGGCCCAAGGTCGGTGCCCTGGTCTTCGCCGACCCGGACAAGCTGCGCATGCTGGAGGCGATCGTCCACCCCCTCGTCCGCGAGCGCGGTGCCGAGCTCGAGGCCGCGGCCCCGGCCGGATCGGTCGTCGTGCACGACATCCCGTTGCTGGCCGAGACCGGTCAGGCGGAGCGGTTCGACGCTGTCGTCGTGGTCGACGTACCGCAGGAGACGCAGATCGAGCGTCTGCTGCGCGACCGCGCGATGACTCGCGAGGACGCGCTCGCCCGGATCGCCGCCCAGGCGACCCGGGACCAGCGGCGCGCCGTGGCGACGTACGTCATCGAGAACACCGGGACGCGCGAAGACCTCCGCCAAGCAGTAGCGGAGGTCTTCGAGCGGCTGGTCCCGAGCTGAGGCCTCAGGCCGCCAGATCGGGGTCGGCGAAGCGCCGCAGCTTCTGCAGCGCCTCACGCTCCAGCTGGCGCACGCGCTCGGCCGAGATGCCGTGCTTCTGGCCGATGTCGGCGAGCTTGTGCTGGCGGCCGTCGACCAGGCCGTAGCGGGCCCGGATGATGTCGGCGGCCCGGTCGTCGAGCTGCCCGACCAGGCTGTTGAGCCGCTCCCGGGACTCGGTGTCCAGGACGGTCGAGTCCGGACCCGGCGAGGTCTCCTGGGCCATCAGGTCGCCCAGCGAGGTGTCGCCGTCCTCGTCGACGGGCGAATCGAGGCTGACGTGCTCGCGTCCCCAGGCCATCAGGTCCAGCACGCGCTCGACCTCCATGCCCAGCTCCTTGGCGATCTCCTCCGGCTCCGGGTCGCGACCGAGCTGGCGCTCCAGGGTGCGGCGGGCGCCACCGACCTGGTTGAGCTCCTCCACCACGTGCACCGGCAGCCGTACGACGCGGGCCTGCTGGGCGATGCCTCGGGTGATGGCCTGTCGCACCCACCACGTGGCGTAGGTGGAGAACTTGTAGCCCTTGGTGTAGTCGAACTTCTCGACGGCCCGGATCAGGCCGGTGTTGCCCTCCTGGATCAGATCGAGCATCGGCATCTGGGCACGGCCGTACTTCCGGGCGATCGATACCACCAGCCGCAGGTTCGCGGTGATGAACTGGTCGACGGCCTTCTGGCCCTCCTCGGCCAGCCATTCGAGCTCCTCGCGGGTGGCGCCGCCCGGTGCCTTGCGGCCCGTGCGCCTCTCCGCCAGCAGGTGCTCGGCCATCAACCCGGCCTCGATCGCCTTGGAGAGCTCTACCTCCTTGGCCGCGTCCAGGAGGTCGTTGCGCGCGATCTCGTCCAGGTAGAGACCGACGCTGTCGCGTCCCTCGATCTCACGTGTCGCGGTCTTCGTCGCCATGGGGCCCTCCTCACGCAGCGGGCACTAGCCCGATGTTGATGACAACGCAGCAAGTGCCCCGGAGATTCCCTCGGTATGCCCTCGGGCGGACCGGCTGCCGCGTCGTGCTCTTGCCAGGTTCGACGCGCGGGAGCCACGAGAAGTTGCCGCTGCCGGCAGATCTCAGGGAGTTCTCAGGGCAAGCCCTGGGACGGGTTCGCGGAGGCGACGGTGACGACACCCGGCACCACGACCTCGGCATAGACCCCGAAGCACGGCTCGCCGTCGGCGTTGCGCGGCCGGTACGCCGAGAGCGTGCGCAGCAGCCGGCCCTCGCGCCGGCCCGTGCGCGGATCGACGTCGATGACAGCGCAGCGCCCGATCCCGGCGCCGACGCGGACCACCGCCGAACCGAGCCGGAGCTCCCGTCCCTCCCAACCGTCCTCGGCGCCCGGGCCCTCGGCGGAGTCGATGACGAAGGTCGCCCGGAACCGCGCCGGATCCATTCGCGTACCCGTCCGGGCGGCCAGCTCCGCCAGCGAGGCCCGGGTGACCACGGAGACGCCGGCGCCGTAGACGACGGCGCGTGGCGGCGCCGCGGCGAGCGTGACGGGCCGACCGAGGTGGTCGGAGAGCAGCGCAGCGTGCGGACCGTCGAGCAGGGCGAGCTCGGCCGGACGTCCCCAGTACTCGCAGATCAGCCGCTCGCCGGTCGGGTGGGGCGTGGCGACGGCGCTGCGCCCGTCGGGCAGAGCGATGCGCAGGACGCCGTCCCGATCGCTCGCGTCCACCGCCGTCAGCGCCGGGTGCTGCACCGTGCGCAGCACCCGGCGGGCGGGGGCGTCGACCAGGCAGAGCCGACGGTCGCCGACAGCACCGTGGGGATCGAGCACCACCCGTTCGAGGCTGAGGTGGCGCGTGCCCTTGACCGCCGAGAAGCCGGCGCGCAGGACGGTCGGATCAGGCAAGGCCGAGACGGTCCAGGATCCAGCTGAGGCTGAAGGCACGGTCGTGCCAGGCCTGGTACCGGCCGGAGACGCCGCCGTGCCCGGCGTTCATCTCCGTCTTGAGCAGGACGTCGGCCCCGGCGACGGCGCGCAGCCGGGCGACCCACTTCGCCGGCTCCACGTACAGGACCCGGGTGTCGTTGAGCGAGGTCTCCGCGAGGATCGGTGGGTAGGGCAGGTCGGCGACGTTGTCGTAGGGCGCGTAGGAGGCGATGTAGTCGTAGACCTCCGGATCGGCCTCGGGGTTGCCCCACTCGTCGTACTCGACCACCGTCAGCGGCAGCGACGCGTCCAGCATGGTGGTGAGGTTGTCCACGAAGGGCACCGCCGCCACGATGCCGCCCCACTGCTCCGGCGCGAGGTTGGCGATCGCGCCCATCAGCAGGCCGCCGGCGCTGCCGCCCTCGGCCACTGTCAGCTCCGGCGAGGTCCAGCCGGTCTCGACCAGGTGCCGGGCGCAGGCGATGAAGTCGGTGAACGTGTTGCGCTTGTGCAGCACCTTGCCGTTGTCGTACCAGCCGCGGCCCATCTCGCCGCCGCCCCGGACGTGCGCGATGGCGAAGGCCGCTCCCCGGTCGAGCTCGGAGAGCCGGAACAGCGAGAAGCCCGGGTCCATCGAGGCCTCGTAGGAGCCGTAGCCGTAGAGGTGCAGCGGCAGCGGCCGGCCCGCGGCCAGGGCCGCCGCGCGGACGTCGCGCCGTACGACCAGGGAGATCGGCACCCGTACGCCGTCCTCGGCGGTGGCCCACAGCCGGTGTTCCTCGTACTCCTCACGGTCGAAGTCCCGGCCGTCCAGCGGCAGCACCGGCTGCTGCTTGCGCAGGGTGAGGCTGCGGTCGCGGACGTCGTAGTCGTAGACCGAGCTCGGCGTGCGCAGGCTGGTGTAGCCCAGCCGGACCGTGGGCTGGTCGAAGGCCGGGTTGCCGCCGGACCCGATGGTGTAGATCTCGTCCTCGAAGCGCACCAGGTAGTCGTCGCCGATGCCGTCGTCGCCGAGCTCGATGATGCGCAGCTGGGTCAGGCCCTCGCTGCGCTGGTGCACCACGAGGTGGCCGGCGAAGGCGTCCACGTCCTCCAGCCGTACGGCGGGGTCGTGGGCGATCAGCGGCTTCCACTGTGACCGCGGCGTCGGCGCGATCGGGGCGGTCGCCAGCTCGAAGTCGGCGCCGGTGGCGTTGTGCAGCACGAGGAAGAGGTCCTCGCCGGGTCCGCCGTTCGCACGCAGGCGGGCATGCTCGAGGCTGTACTCGATGCCCTCTTCACGGGCGGCGAAGAGCTGCCAGCCGGCCTCCGGCCTGTCCTGGTCGAGGAAGCGGTACTCGGTGCTGGTCTTGGCGCCCGACTCGATGACCAGGAAGCGGTCGCTGCGGGTGCGGCCCACGCCGCACCAGAAGCGCTCGTCGGTCTCGTGGTAGACGAGCTCGTCGTCGGCCTGGGTGCTGCCGAGCAGGTGTCGCCAGACCTTGTCCGGGCGCCAGGACTCGTCCACCGTCGAGTAGTAGAAGCTCTCCCCGGCGCGGTCCCAGGTGACCCCGCCCATCACGCCCTCGAGGAGGTCGGGCAGCAGCTCGCCGGTGGTCAGGTCCTTGACCCGCACGGTGTAGCGCTCGTCGCCCACGGTGTCGGTGCTGTAGGCCAGCAGCGTCGTGCTCGGGCTCACCGCGGAGCCGCCCAAGGAGAAGAAGGCGTGGCCCTCGGCCAGCTCGTTGTGGTCCAGCAGCACCTCCTCGCCCGGCAGGGCGGGCTGGTCGGCGGCGACCTGGGCCGGGGTCGGGGGCGTCCAGTCCTGCCAGGAGTCGGACTCGGGGTCGGCGACCGGGACGCGGCAGGAGGCGCCGTACTCCTTGCCCTCGAAGGAGCGGCCGTAGTACCAGTAGCCACGGTTGCGGGTGGGCACGGACAGATCGGTCTCGAGCGTCCGCGCCTTCACCTCGTCGAAGAGCCGCTGGCGCAGGCCGGCGAGGTGGGCGGTGCGCTCGGTCGTCCACTCGTTCTCCGCCTCGAGGTAGGCGATCACCTCGGGATCGTCCTTGGCGCGCAGCCACTCGTAGTCGTCGGTGCGCGTGCGACCGTGGTGGGTGGTGGTGTGCGGTGACTTCTTCGCGACGGGCGGCTGGCCGGACATGATCGTGACCCTATCCTCGGGTGCCATGCGACCTGCCGGGCGACCTGTCATGCATGTGGATCTCAACGCCGACCTCGGTGAGGAGGTCACCGACGACGCCGGGCTGCTCGCGGTGGTCACCTCGGCCAACGTCGCCTGTGGCTTCCACGCCGGCGACGCGGGCATCATGCGGTCGGTGTGCGCGCAGGCGGCCCGTCTCGGCGTCGCGGTCGGTGCGCAGGTCTCCTACGCGGACCGGGAGAACTTCGGTCGGGTCGCGCTGGAGGTGTCCTACGAGGTGTTGCGCGAGCAGGTCGAGGAGCAGGTCGCGACGCTCGGGGCGATCGCCTCGGCCGAGGGGACCGTGGTGCGCTACCTCAAGCCCCACGGCGCCCTCTATCACCGCACGATGGACGACGAGGACCAGGCCCGGGCCGTGCTGGACGCCTCGGGGGCGCTGCCCGTCCTCGGGATGCCGGGCATGCTCCTCTCGCTGGCCGAGGCCGCCGGCCGCGCGGTGTGGCGGGAGGGGTTCCCCGACCGGGGGTACGACGATGGCGGGCGGCTGGTGCCGCGCGACCGGCCGGGTGCGCTGGTCACCGACGGGGAGGCGATCGTGGGCAACGCGCTCGCGCTGGCGGCACGGGTCGACTCACTGTGCCTGCACGGCGACTCACCGGGTGCTGTCGAGCACGCTCGCCTGGTCCGCAGGGCGCTGGAGGCTGCCGGCTGGGAGTTGCGCCCGGTCGACTGAGCCGGCGGATGTCCGACGGTCTCCGCGGAGTGCACGCAGCACCGTCGGCTGGCCCAGGACGATCCCGCCGAGCACCAGGACCATGCCGATCGCGCGGCCGGGGCCGAACGACTCGCCGGCCAGGGCCACGCCGATCACGGTGCCCGCGACCGGGTTGAGCAGCCCCACCAGGGAGACGGCCGCGGCGGGCAGGCGGCGCATCCCTTGGAACCAGACCGCGTAGGCCAGCACGGTGCCGACCAGTCCGATCCATGCGAAGCCGGCCAGCGCTCGGGCGTCGAGGTGGGGAGGCGCCCCCTCGACGGTGAGGGCGACCGGGAGCAGGAGCAGGCCGCCGAAGACCAGCTGCCAGCCGGTGAACGGCAGCAGGTCGACCGGCGGGCGCCAGGTCTTGACCAGGATGAAGCCCAGGGAGGAGACCGCCACGGCCGCCAGCGAGGCGATCACGCCGAGCGCGTCGACGTGCGTCCCGCCGCGCAGGACGAGCAGCGCCACCCCGACGATGCCGAGGCCGGCCCCGGCCAGCGATGCTCTCGCCGGCCGCTCGCCGGCCAGGGCCCAGGCGAACGACATGATCACCAGGGGCGAGGTGGCGGTCAGGGTCGCCGCCAGGCCGCCCGGGAGTCGCTCGGCGGCCACGAAGACCAGCGTGAAGAAGGCCGAGAAGTTCAACGCGCCGAGCAGCGCCGTACGCCACCACCAGGAGCCACGCAGCCGGGCCGGCCGCAGCGCGAGCAGCAACAGGCCGAAGGGGAGAGCGCGCACCGTGGCGCCGAAGAGCGGCCGATCGGGTGGCAGGTAGGTGGCGGTCACGTAGTAGCCCGAGCCCCACGCGACCGGCGCGGCGGCCGCGGCCACCAGCCATTTGCTTTCCATGGAAGACATTATTGCTTCCCGGGAAGATATATTCCAGTGCCATGACCGACCACGTCGACCGGGTGATGGCGCAGTGGCGCCGGGAGCGACCCGATCTCGACCCTGCGCCTCAGGGTGTCATCGCCCGACTGCACCGGATCGCGAACCGGCTCACCGAGGAACTGGTCGCCGTCTACGCGAGCCATGGGCTGGCCGAGGGCGAGTTCGACATCCTGGCAACGCTGCGACGGCAGGGGGCGCCGTACGCGCTCACCGCCGGTGAGCTCGCCGCCCAGACGATGGTGACCTCGGGTGCGATCACCAAGCGGGTCGATCGTTGCCTCGCCCGCGGCTGGGTCTCGCGGTCCCCGAGCGACATCGACGCGCGCGGCCGGGTGATCGCGCTGACGGAGGAGGGCCGGGCCCTGATCGATGCCGCCTTCGCCGACCACCTCGCCAACGAGCACCGCCTGCTGAGGCTCTTCGACGACGCCGACCGGGAGCTGCTGGCCGCCCTGTTGGCGCGGTGGAGCGAGGAGCTGGACCTGTGAGGGTGCCGCTGCGCCCATACGGGAAGAGGGCAGCGCTTGCCGACGTCGAGTCGGCGATGCAGGCAGCGGCGCTGGCCGACTGGGCGCGCGCCGCGGTCAGGGCCGGTCGGCTGGAGGTCGAGGACATCGTGCCGGCCGCGCGGACCGTCCTGTTCGACGGCGTCGACCTGCGAGGCCTGGACGAGCTGCTCGCCGGGTGGGAGCCCCGGTCGGCGGCGATGACGGGCGCGCTGGTGGAGGTGCCGGTCCGGTTCGACGGTCCCGACCTGGCCGACGTGGCCGAGCGGTGGGGCGTCGCGGCGGACGAGGCGGTCGGCCGGCTGACCTCGGTCGAGCTCACCTCGGCGTTCTGCGGCTTCGCGCCCGGCTTCGCTTACCTCGCGGGCCTGCCGGAGGAGCTGGCCGTGCCCCGGCTGACGTCGCCCCGCGAGCGGGTGGCGCCGGGGTCGGTCGGGCTGGCCGGCTCCTGGTGCGGGATCTACCCGAGCGCCTCGCCCGGGGGCTGGCGGATCGTCGGACACACCGACGCGGTGCTCTGGGACGTCGACCGAGAGCCGCCGGCACTGCTGGCACCGGGGACGCGGGTGGTGCTGCGGGCATGCTGAGGGTGACGGGGGTGGGGCCACAAGTGCTGGTCCAGGACCGCGGCCGGTTCGGCTACGCGCACCTGGGCGTCCCGCGGGCCGGGGCCCTGGACGGGCCCGCCGCCGCCCTGGCCAACCGGCTGGTCGGGAACGGCCCGGACGCAGCGGTGCTCGAGGTGCTCCTCGGTGGGCTGGCGGTCAGCGCCACCGACGCGTGCTGGGTGGCGGTGACCGGTGCGCGGGCACCCGCGCGGATCGCCGGGGTCGCCGTCGCCCACGGGCAGCCGGTGCGGCTGCCGGCCGGGGCCGAGCTCACGCTCGGCGCACCGGCCATCGGGATGAGGTCCTACCTGGCCGTCGGCGGCGGCATCGCCGTCGCGCCGCTGCTCGGCTCGCGAGCGACCGACACGCTGGCCGGGGTCGGACCCGCGCCGGTCGCCGTGGGGGACCGGCTGCCGATCGGGCCGGCCGTCGGCGTACCCGCCGCCCTGGACACGCCGCGTCCCCCGTCGGCCGGAGCGGTCCGGCTTCTGCCCGGACCTCATCCGGCGTGGTTCGCGGCGGACGTGCTGGACCGGCTCGCCGAGGCGGCGTGGACGGCGGCAGCGGCCTCCGATCGGGTGGGCTTGCGGTTGGAGGGCGCGGTGCTCGACCGGCGCAGCGGTGAGCTGCCGAGCGAGGGCATGGTGCTGGGGGCCGTCCAGGTCCCGCCGGACGGGCGCCCTGTCGTGCTGCTCGCCGACCACGGTCCGACGGGCGGCTACCCGGTGGCCGCGGTCATCCACCCCGACGACCTGTGGCAGCTCGCCCAGGTGCGGCCGGGGGAGCGGGTCACTCTTCGGGTGGCTGGTCCGGCCACGGGCTGAGGGCGGGGTCGTCGACCGCGAACGAGCGCACCGGGCCGGTGGCGCGCTCGGCGGTCTCGAACCGCACGGTCACGACACCGCGCCCCGCACCCCAGACCCAGCCGCGACCGAGCTCGACGTGCTCCACGTCCATCCCCGGGTTCCAGGTCCGGCGGTTGCGTGCGGGTTGCTCCGGCACCGGCAGCTCCGGCAGATCGTCCGGCTCGGGCTCCTCGCCGAACAGGTCCTCCTGGATCCAGTCGGCCAGCCCGGAGACACCGACGCCGAGGAGACGTACGCCGTACGAGGTGTCGAGGTCGGTGAGGAGGGCGCGGGCCAGCCGGGCGATGGTGGCGGCCTGGTCGGTGGGGCCGGCGAGGGTGGTGGAGCGGTTGAGCGTGGTGAAGTCGCCGAGGCGGACCTTGATGGTGATGGTGCGTCCCGACAGGCCGCTCTTGCGCAGGCGTGCGGCGACCTCGCCGGCCTGTCGGGTCAGCAGGTGCTCCATCAGGGTCCGGTCGGTCAGGTCGGTGTCGTAGGTGCCCTCGACGCTGACCGACTTGGTCTCCCGCTCCGGTTCGACCGGCCGGTCGTCCTCCGCCCGGGCGAGCGCGTGGAGGCCGGTGCCGTGCGCCTTGCCGACGAGCCTGATCAGCTCCTCGAGGCTGACCGCCTCCAGGTCGGCGACGGTGTGGATGCCGGCGCGGCGCAGGCGCTCGGCGGTCGCAGGGCCGACGCCCGGGATGATCTGGACGCTCATCGGCCGGAGCAGGGTCTGCTCGGTGCCGGGCGCGACGACGACGAGACCGTCGGGCTTCTCCAGGTCGCTGGCCACTTTCGCGATGAACTTGCTCGTGCCCAGACCCACACTGGCGGTGAGACCGCCGGTGACGTCGCTGACCCGCGCCCGCAGCCCCTCGGCGAAGGCGCTGACCGTCTCGAGCTCGAGGTCGGGCAGGTCTGGGTGGTCGGCGGCCGCCAGGTCGACGAACGCCTCGTCGAGGGAGAGCGGCTCGACGAGGGGCGAGGTCGCCCGGAGCAGCGTCATCACCTTCTCGCTGACCTCGCGGTAGGCGTGGAAGCGGGGGTAGAGGAAGGCTGCATGGGGACAGCGGGAGCGGGCCTCCCGGGTCGACATCGCGGAGTGGACCCCGTAGCGCCGCGCCTCGTAGCTGGCGGTGGCGACCACGCCGCGCCCGCCCACACCGCCGACCACGACCGGCTTGCCCCGCAGCGACGGCTTGTCCCGCTGCTCGACCGAGGCGTAGAAGGCGTCCAGGTCCAGGTGGAGCACCGAGGCCTGCGTCCGCATGGAGGCAACCTACGCGCTGCGGGGCTGTCGGCCACGCCAGCCCGGGCCTGGATCGTGCGGTTTCGGTGCACAGGGCTGCTGCGCGACAGCGTTCCTCACAGCCCGCATCCAGACCCTCGCGAGGCGGGCGCCGCACGGGGAGCGTGGAGGCATGACCATCACCTTGCGCGCCAAGACCCCCGAGGACCTCCTCGCCGCCATTCCCGTCACGCTCGGCTTCGAGCCGCAGGACTCCGTCGTCATGCTCACCTTCGGTGGTCCGGCGCCGTTGCACGCGCGGATCGACCTGCCACCACGCGGAGACCCCGATGCGCTCGCGGCGGTGGTGGAGTCGTTGCTCGGCCCCTGCCTGCTGCACGCCGCCCCGCGGGTCGTGTTCGTGTTGTACGGCGCGGGCGCCGTCCACGGGCGCCATGTCGTGCGGGCGTTGCGCCGGGGGTTCGAGCGGAAGAGGATCGAGGTCCTCGAGTGCCTGCGGGTCGATGGCGGCCGGTGGTATTCCGCCGACGGACGGCGCCCGGACGTACCGGCGGGTGGCGTGCCCTACGACAGCGACCGGCACCGGTTCCGGGCCGAGGCCGTGATGGCCGGGCACGTCACGCTCGGCTCGCGCGATGAGCTCGCGGCGAGCTTGGCCGTGGACGAGCCGGGCCGGGCCGGCGTCGAGGCGGTGCTGGGGGAGGCGGTGCTCCTCAGTGCCGCCGAGCTCGCGACGGTCTGCGCGCGTCACGCCGACGCCGGCACCGTGCCCACCGACGTGGAGGCGGCGGCCCTTCTCTCGACCGTGCAGGTCGGCGCGCGACGCGACGCGGCCTGGGTGCCGCTGACGCGCGACAGCGCGTCCGGGCACGTGCGGCTGTGGCGCGGCCTCGTCCGTCGTGCCCCGGAGGCCCTGCGGCCCGCGGCGGCAGCGGTGCTGGCCTTCGCGGCCTGGTTGCAGGGTGACGGCGCGCTCGCCTGGTGTGCTCTGGACCGGTGCTTCGCGACGGACCCGGGACACAGCCTCGGCAGGCTGGTCGCGCACCTGCTCTCGGAGGCCCTGCCACCGACGGCCTGGGAGTCCATGCGTCCGGCGCTGGACGAAGCGGTCGATCCGGGCGGCTGGTCAGGCGAGGGTGCGCGGACGTGACCATTCCCGACGCACGCCGGAGGCGGGGAGGTGCCAGCCCCGTCGGTTGACGACCGCGAAGCAGAGCTCGACGCCGGCCTCGGCGCAGGCCTGCCGAGCGGCGGCATGCCACGTCACGTCGACGTCCTGCAGGTCGAGGTCGCCGCTGCGGGTGAGCCAGATCAGGACGCTGTCGCGCTCGTCCGGGGGCGACCCGGCGGCGCGTCGGCCATCCTGGCGGCGCATGGCCGCGACGATGTCGGTGCGCAGTGCGTGGTCCATCACCTCGCCCGGCACGATCGCGAAGAGCTCGTGCGGCCGGCCGGGCGACCCGACGTGCAGGATGGGCACGTGCCGCCGGCGACGCTCGGCGGTGGCGTGCTCCAGCACCGCCCGCCGCAGGAGGACGGCGAGGACGCGCTCGGGGTTGCGCTTGCGTGGCACGGGTCCAGCCTGCACGCATTCGCACGGTGACGTCGTGCTCTGTCCACAGGCGGCGGCGCGCCGACGGGGTGTGGGTCCGCTCGGCCGCCGGGTACGGTTCCCAGGCAGGGCCACGGCGAGGGAGGATGCGATGGCGACGGTGGTGGTCGGGTTCGTCCCCAAGCCGGAGGGCGAGGCAGCGCTGCTCGCGGCGATGGAGGAGGTCCAGCGGCGCGGCGGCCGCCTGGTGGTGGCGAGCACCCACCGGGAGAGCGAGTCCGATCCGGAGTGGCTGGCCAGGACGCAGGCCGAGCTCGCCTCCGCCCGCGAGCGGCTCGAGGCGGCGGGGATCGACTACGCGGTGCATGAGAGCCTGACCGACGAGGACGTCGACGCGGCCGACGACCTGGTCCAGGTCGCCCGCGACGAGCAGGCAGCCCTTCTCGTGATCGGGATCCGGCGCCGCACACCGACCGGCAAGCTGATCCTCGGAAGCCAGGCCCAGCGCATCCTGCTCGACGCCCCGTGTCCGGTGCTGGCGGTCAAGCCGGAGTGAGCCCCGGCCGCACAGAGGCCCGCGGCTCGAGGGTGCGGCAGGATGGCCCCATGGCCTTCCAGATCGCTCAGGACCCTGCCGCGGATCAGGTGCTCTCCGACTCGCCGTTCGCCCTGCTCGTCGGGATGATGCTGGACCAGCAGTACCCCATGGAGCACGCCTTCCGAGGTCCGGCGAAGCTGTTGGAGCGGTTCGGCACGCTCGAGCCCGCAGCGATCGCGGCGGCGGACCCCGAGGAGTTCGCCGCACTGTGCGCCGTACCGCCGGCGATCCATCGCTTCCCCGGGTCGATGGCGGCCCGACTGCAGCAGCTCGCCGGCATCATCGCCGAGGACTACGACGGCGACGCCACCAACCTCTGGGCCGGCGTGACCACCGGCTCCGAGCTGCTCAAGCGGATCCAGTCCCTGCCCGGGTTCGGCAAGCAGAA from Nocardioides sp. BP30 encodes:
- a CDS encoding 5-oxoprolinase subunit PxpA, with protein sequence MHVDLNADLGEEVTDDAGLLAVVTSANVACGFHAGDAGIMRSVCAQAARLGVAVGAQVSYADRENFGRVALEVSYEVLREQVEEQVATLGAIASAEGTVVRYLKPHGALYHRTMDDEDQARAVLDASGALPVLGMPGMLLSLAEAAGRAVWREGFPDRGYDDGGRLVPRDRPGALVTDGEAIVGNALALAARVDSLCLHGDSPGAVEHARLVRRALEAAGWELRPVD
- a CDS encoding MarR family winged helix-turn-helix transcriptional regulator, whose translation is MTDHVDRVMAQWRRERPDLDPAPQGVIARLHRIANRLTEELVAVYASHGLAEGEFDILATLRRQGAPYALTAGELAAQTMVTSGAITKRVDRCLARGWVSRSPSDIDARGRVIALTEEGRALIDAAFADHLANEHRLLRLFDDADRELLAALLARWSEELDL
- the coaE gene encoding dephospho-CoA kinase, translated to MRVGLTGGIASGKSTVSALLAELGAVVIDADQLARDVVAPGTPGLARIVDAFGPEVLTPGGEMDRPKVGALVFADPDKLRMLEAIVHPLVRERGAELEAAAPAGSVVVHDIPLLAETGQAERFDAVVVVDVPQETQIERLLRDRAMTREDALARIAAQATRDQRRAVATYVIENTGTREDLRQAVAEVFERLVPS
- a CDS encoding sigma-70 family RNA polymerase sigma factor, giving the protein MATKTATREIEGRDSVGLYLDEIARNDLLDAAKEVELSKAIEAGLMAEHLLAERRTGRKAPGGATREELEWLAEEGQKAVDQFITANLRLVVSIARKYGRAQMPMLDLIQEGNTGLIRAVEKFDYTKGYKFSTYATWWVRQAITRGIAQQARVVRLPVHVVEELNQVGGARRTLERQLGRDPEPEEIAKELGMEVERVLDLMAWGREHVSLDSPVDEDGDTSLGDLMAQETSPGPDSTVLDTESRERLNSLVGQLDDRAADIIRARYGLVDGRQHKLADIGQKHGISAERVRQLEREALQKLRRFADPDLAA
- a CDS encoding 5-oxoprolinase subunit B family protein; the encoded protein is MRVPLRPYGKRAALADVESAMQAAALADWARAAVRAGRLEVEDIVPAARTVLFDGVDLRGLDELLAGWEPRSAAMTGALVEVPVRFDGPDLADVAERWGVAADEAVGRLTSVELTSAFCGFAPGFAYLAGLPEELAVPRLTSPRERVAPGSVGLAGSWCGIYPSASPGGWRIVGHTDAVLWDVDREPPALLAPGTRVVLRAC
- a CDS encoding 5-oxoprolinase subunit C family protein — its product is MGPQVLVQDRGRFGYAHLGVPRAGALDGPAAALANRLVGNGPDAAVLEVLLGGLAVSATDACWVAVTGARAPARIAGVAVAHGQPVRLPAGAELTLGAPAIGMRSYLAVGGGIAVAPLLGSRATDTLAGVGPAPVAVGDRLPIGPAVGVPAALDTPRPPSAGAVRLLPGPHPAWFAADVLDRLAEAAWTAAAASDRVGLRLEGAVLDRRSGELPSEGMVLGAVQVPPDGRPVVLLADHGPTGGYPVAAVIHPDDLWQLAQVRPGERVTLRVAGPATG
- a CDS encoding EamA family transporter, with translation MESKWLVAAAAAPVAWGSGYYVTATYLPPDRPLFGATVRALPFGLLLLALRPARLRGSWWWRTALLGALNFSAFFTLVFVAAERLPGGLAATLTATSPLVIMSFAWALAGERPARASLAGAGLGIVGVALLVLRGGTHVDALGVIASLAAVAVSSLGFILVKTWRPPVDLLPFTGWQLVFGGLLLLPVALTVEGAPPHLDARALAGFAWIGLVGTVLAYAVWFQGMRRLPAAAVSLVGLLNPVAGTVIGVALAGESFGPGRAIGMVLVLGGIVLGQPTVLRALRGDRRTSAGSVDRAQLPAGSLQRPADQASVLDSTR
- a CDS encoding DNA polymerase IV, which produces MRTQASVLHLDLDAFYASVEQRDKPSLRGKPVVVGGVGGRGVVATASYEARRYGVHSAMSTREARSRCPHAAFLYPRFHAYREVSEKVMTLLRATSPLVEPLSLDEAFVDLAAADHPDLPDLELETVSAFAEGLRARVSDVTGGLTASVGLGTSKFIAKVASDLEKPDGLVVVAPGTEQTLLRPMSVQIIPGVGPATAERLRRAGIHTVADLEAVSLEELIRLVGKAHGTGLHALARAEDDRPVEPERETKSVSVEGTYDTDLTDRTLMEHLLTRQAGEVAARLRKSGLSGRTITIKVRLGDFTTLNRSTTLAGPTDQAATIARLARALLTDLDTSYGVRLLGVGVSGLADWIQEDLFGEEPEPDDLPELPVPEQPARNRRTWNPGMDVEHVELGRGWVWGAGRGVVTVRFETAERATGPVRSFAVDDPALSPWPDQPPEE
- a CDS encoding MOSC domain-containing protein, with product MPDPTVLRAGFSAVKGTRHLSLERVVLDPHGAVGDRRLCLVDAPARRVLRTVQHPALTAVDASDRDGVLRIALPDGRSAVATPHPTGERLICEYWGRPAELALLDGPHAALLSDHLGRPVTLAAAPPRAVVYGAGVSVVTRASLAELAARTGTRMDPARFRATFVIDSAEGPGAEDGWEGRELRLGSAVVRVGAGIGRCAVIDVDPRTGRREGRLLRTLSAYRPRNADGEPCFGVYAEVVVPGVVTVASANPSQGLP
- a CDS encoding S9 family peptidase, producing the protein MSGQPPVAKKSPHTTTHHGRTRTDDYEWLRAKDDPEVIAYLEAENEWTTERTAHLAGLRQRLFDEVKARTLETDLSVPTRNRGYWYYGRSFEGKEYGASCRVPVADPESDSWQDWTPPTPAQVAADQPALPGEEVLLDHNELAEGHAFFSLGGSAVSPSTTLLAYSTDTVGDERYTVRVKDLTTGELLPDLLEGVMGGVTWDRAGESFYYSTVDESWRPDKVWRHLLGSTQADDELVYHETDERFWCGVGRTRSDRFLVIESGAKTSTEYRFLDQDRPEAGWQLFAAREEGIEYSLEHARLRANGGPGEDLFLVLHNATGADFELATAPIAPTPRSQWKPLIAHDPAVRLEDVDAFAGHLVVHQRSEGLTQLRIIELGDDGIGDDYLVRFEDEIYTIGSGGNPAFDQPTVRLGYTSLRTPSSVYDYDVRDRSLTLRKQQPVLPLDGRDFDREEYEEHRLWATAEDGVRVPISLVVRRDVRAAALAAGRPLPLHLYGYGSYEASMDPGFSLFRLSELDRGAAFAIAHVRGGGEMGRGWYDNGKVLHKRNTFTDFIACARHLVETGWTSPELTVAEGGSAGGLLMGAIANLAPEQWGGIVAAVPFVDNLTTMLDASLPLTVVEYDEWGNPEADPEVYDYIASYAPYDNVADLPYPPILAETSLNDTRVLYVEPAKWVARLRAVAGADVLLKTEMNAGHGGVSGRYQAWHDRAFSLSWILDRLGLA